A genomic region of Saccopteryx bilineata isolate mSacBil1 chromosome 1, mSacBil1_pri_phased_curated, whole genome shotgun sequence contains the following coding sequences:
- the RAB3D gene encoding ras-related protein Rab-3D: MASAGDPPTGPRDAADQNFDYMFKLLLIGNSSVGKTSFLFRYADDSFTPAFVSTVGIDFKVKTVYRHDKRIKLQIWDTAGQERYRTITTAYYRGAMGFLLMYDIANQESFTAVQDWATQIKTYSWDNAQVILVGNKCDLEDERVVLAKDGQRLADDLGFEFFEASAKENINVKQVFERLVDVICEKMNESLEPSSSPGSNGKGPTLGEAPPPQPSSCSC, encoded by the exons ATGGCatcagctggagacccccccaCTGGCCCTCGTGATGCAGCAGACCAGAACTTCGACTACATGTTTAAGCTCCTACTCATTGGCAACAGTAGTGTGGGCAAGACATCCTTCCTGTTCCGCTATGCAGATGACTCCTTCACACCCGCCTTTGTCAGTACCGTGGGCATTGACTTCAAGGTCAAGACTGTCTACCGTCATGACAAGAGGATCAAGCTGCAGATATGG GACACGGCAGGACAGGAACGTTACCGTACAATCACCACAGCCTACTACCGTGGAGCCATGGGCTTCCTGCTCATGTATGATATTGCCAACCAGGAGTCCTTCACTGCCGTGCAAGACTG GGCTACACAGATCAAGACCTATTCCTGGGATAATGCTCAGGTCATCCTCGTGGGGAACAAGTGTGACCTGGAGGATGAGCGTGTTGTGCTTGCCAAGGATGGCCAGAGGCTCGCCGATGACCTTG GTTTTGAGTTCTTTGAGGCCAGTGCCAAGGAGAACATCAACGTGAAGCAGGTCTTTGAGCGCCTGGTGGATGTCATCTGTGAGAAGATGAATGAGTCCCTGGAACCCAGCTCCAGCCCAGGCAGCAACGGGAAAGGCCCGACCTTGGGGGAGGCCCCACCTCCCCAGCCTAGCAGCTGCAGCTGCTAG
- the TMEM205 gene encoding transmembrane protein 205, with the protein MMEGGNPGSLTKVVHLLVLSGAWGMQMWVTFISGFLLFRGLPRHTFGLVQSKLFPFYFHISMGCAFVNFCILVPQRTWAQLTFWEASQLCLLFLSLTLATINARWLGPCTTAAMWALQTVEKKQGLGGEVPGRHQGPDPYHQLRDKDPKYSALRQIFFRYHGLSSICNLGCLLSNGLCLVGLALGLRSL; encoded by the exons ATGATGGAAGGCGGGAACCCTGGAAGCCTGACTAAGGTAGTCCATCTACTGGTCTTGTCCGGAGCCTGGGGCATGCAAATGTGGGTGACATTCATCTCAG GCTTCCTGCTATTCCGCGGCCTTCCCCGACATACCTTTGGTCTTGTGCAGAGCAAACTTTTCCCTTTCTACTTTCACATCTCCATGGGCTGTGCCTTTGTAAACTTCTGCATCTTGGTTCCACAACGTACCTGGGCTCAGCTCACGTTCTGGGAGGCCAGCCAG CTCTGCCTGCTGTTCCTGAGCCTTACGCTTGCCACCATCAATGCCCGTTGGCTGGGGCCCTGCACCACAGCTGCCATGTGGGCCCTGCAGACTGTGGAGAAGAAGCAGGGCCTGGGTGGGGAGGTGCCAGGCCGCCACCAGGGCCCTGACCCTTACCACCAGCTGCGGGACAAGGATCCCAAGTACAGTGCCCTCCGCCAGATCTTCTTTCGCTACCATGGCCTGTCCTCTATTTGCAATCTGGGCTGCCTCCTGAGCAATGGGCTCTGTCTTGTTGGCCTTGCCCTGGGCCTCAGGAGCCTCTAG
- the CCDC159 gene encoding coiled-coil domain-containing protein 159 — MRWCPHRIKFQHHSWGLASRPLMGEHEQVKPLETSSSKVKVKSTMMIPDTHKLLRCELESLKNQLQAQTKAFEFLNHSVTMLEKESCLQQIKIQQLEELLSPTSLQTEKGGQKWGTEQGRQELYGALAQGLQELKKTLRDSEGLQWARTSHCLQLLAQEIRDSKKFLWEELELVREEVTFIYQKLEAQEEEITENLTNIQKMQKTQVKCRKVLTKMKQQGCETSNWMETEEMPSGGNGSWRNDLQKELSDIWSAVHNLQNSFDGLNMSSGARLRAASLRGYKGHRCLSPLITSWDSDSDSDQDPSQPPLSKSRSFPSA; from the exons ATGCGATGGTGTCCCCACAGGATCAAATTTCAGCATCACAGCTGGGGACTGGCTTCGCGGCCCCTAATGGGAGAGCATGAACAGGTG AAACCATTGGAGACCAGCTCTTCCAAAGTTAAAG TTAAGTCCACCATGATGATTCCTGATACCCATAAGCTCCTGCGATGCGAACTGGAGTCACTCAAGAACCAGCTACAGGCCCAGACAAAG GCTTTTGAGTTCCTAAATCACTCAGTGACCATGTTGGAGAAGGAAAGCTGCCTGCAACAAATCAAGATTCAACAGCTTGAAG AACTACTGAGCCCCACAAGCCtccagacagagaaggggggacaaAAGTGGGGTACGGAGCAGGGACGGCAGGAGCTTTATGGAGCCCTGGCGCAAGGCCTGCAGGAGCTGAAGAAGACCCTGCGGGACAGTGAGGGGTTGCAATGGGCCCGCACTAGCCACTGCCTGCAGCTGCTGGCCCAGGAGATCAGAGACAG CAAGAAATtcctgtgggaggagctggaactgGTTCGGGAGGAGGTGACCTTCATCTATCAGAAGCTTG AGGCACAGGAGGAGGAGATTACTGAGAACCTAACGAACATTCAGaagatgcagaagactcaggtgaAGTGCCGTAAG GTCCTGACCAAGATGAAGCAGCAGGGGTGTGAGACATCCAACTGGATGGAGACAGAGGAGATGCCATCAGGAGGCAATGGCTCTTGGAGGAATGACCTCCAGAAGGAGCTGAGTGACATATG GTCCGCTGTGCACAATCTGCAGAACTCCTTTGATGGCCTCAACATGTCCTCAGGGGCCCGTCTTAGAGCTGCAAGCCTCAGGG GCTACAAGGGGCATCGATGCCTAAGCCCTCTAATTACCTCCTGGGACTCGGACTCCGATTCGGACCAGGACCCTTCCCAGCCACCACTCAGCAAAAGCCGCTCCTTCCCATCAG CTTGA
- the PLPPR2 gene encoding phospholipid phosphatase-related protein type 2 isoform X4, with amino-acid sequence MAGGRPQLKRSFSIIPCFVFVEGFFCYDSTYAKPYPGPEAASRAPPALIYALVTAGPTLTILLGELARAFFPAPPSAIPVIGESTIVSGACCRFSPPLRRLVRFLGVYSFGLFTTTIFANAGQVVTGNPTPHFLSVCRPNYTALGCLPPSPDRPGPDRFVTDQGACAGSPSLVAAARRAFPCKDAALCAYAVTYTAMYVTLVFRVKGSRLVKPSLCLALLCPAFLVGVVRVAEYRNHWSDVLAGFLTGAAIATFLVTCVVHNFQSRPSSGRRLSPWEGLSQAPTVDSPLEKNLRPTGRIRHRHGSPHPSRRTAPAVAT; translated from the exons ATGGCGGGAGGGAGACCTCAGCTGAAGAGGAGTTTCTCCATTATTCCCTGCTTTGTCTTCGTGGAG GGCTTCTTTTGTTACGACAGTACTTACGCCAAGCCCTACCCGGGGCCTGAGGCTGCCAGTCGAGCACCTCCTGCGCTTATCTATGCTCTGGTCACCGCTGGGCCCACCCTCACG ATCTTGCTGGGGGAGTTGGCACGTGCCTTTTTCCCTGCACCACCCTCGGCCATCCCAGTCATTGGGGAAAGTACCATCGTGTCTGGAGCCTGCTGCCGCTTCAGTCCTCCGCTAAGGAGGCTGGTTCGCTTCCTGG GGGTCTACTCCTTCGGCCTCTTCACCACGACCATCTTCGCCAACGCAGGGCAGGTGGTGACTGGCAACCCCACACCGCACTTCCTGTCTGTGTGCCGTCCCAACTACACAGCTCTGGGCTGCCTGCCGCCCTCACcagaccggccagggcccgaccGCTTTGTCACCGATCAGGGTGCCTGCGCTGGCAGCCCCAGCCTGGTGGCCGCAGCGCGCCGCGCCTTCCCCTGCAAGGACGCTGCCCTTTGCGCCTATGCGGTTACCTACACGGCG ATGTACGTGACACTAGTGTTCCGCGTGAAGGGCTCCCGCCTGGTCAAACCCTCACTCTGCCTGGCCCTGTTGTGCCCCGCCTTCCTGGTGGGTGTGGTCCGCGTGGCAGAGTACCGCAACCACTGGTCGGATGTGCTGGCTGGCTTCCTGACCGGAGCGGCCATTGCCACCTTTCTG GTCACCTGTGTTGTGCACAACTTCCAGAGCCGGCCATCCTCCGGCCGAAGGCTCTCCCCTTGGGAGGGCCTGAGCCAAGCCCCCACCGTGGACAGCCCCCTCGAAAA GAACCTGAGGCCTACAGGCCGCATTCGACACCGGCACGGCTCACCCCATCCA AGCCGCAGAACTGCGCCCGCCGTGGCCACCTGA
- the PLPPR2 gene encoding phospholipid phosphatase-related protein type 2 isoform X1 codes for MAGGRPQLKRSFSIIPCFVFVESVLLGVVVLLAYRLEFTDTFPVHTQGFFCYDSTYAKPYPGPEAASRAPPALIYALVTAGPTLTILLGELARAFFPAPPSAIPVIGESTIVSGACCRFSPPLRRLVRFLGVYSFGLFTTTIFANAGQVVTGNPTPHFLSVCRPNYTALGCLPPSPDRPGPDRFVTDQGACAGSPSLVAAARRAFPCKDAALCAYAVTYTAMYVTLVFRVKGSRLVKPSLCLALLCPAFLVGVVRVAEYRNHWSDVLAGFLTGAAIATFLVTCVVHNFQSRPSSGRRLSPWEGLSQAPTVDSPLEKLSVAQEPEAYRPHSTPARLTPSKPQNCARRGHLIPSCVSSRAPAMCSSPRVPRPRLRSEPTPLPLPLPLPAPTPSQGPSPSSPGPGGPGGGGGCGRKLLLPTPLLRDLYTLSGLYPSPFHRDNFSPYLFASRDHLL; via the exons ATGGCGGGAGGGAGACCTCAGCTGAAGAGGAGTTTCTCCATTATTCCCTGCTTTGTCTTCGTGGAG TCAGTGCTGCTGGGCGTGGTGGTCCTACTCGCTTATCGTCTGGAGTTCACGGACACCTTCCCTGTGCATACCCAGGGCTTCTTTTGTTACGACAGTACTTACGCCAAGCCCTACCCGGGGCCTGAGGCTGCCAGTCGAGCACCTCCTGCGCTTATCTATGCTCTGGTCACCGCTGGGCCCACCCTCACG ATCTTGCTGGGGGAGTTGGCACGTGCCTTTTTCCCTGCACCACCCTCGGCCATCCCAGTCATTGGGGAAAGTACCATCGTGTCTGGAGCCTGCTGCCGCTTCAGTCCTCCGCTAAGGAGGCTGGTTCGCTTCCTGG GGGTCTACTCCTTCGGCCTCTTCACCACGACCATCTTCGCCAACGCAGGGCAGGTGGTGACTGGCAACCCCACACCGCACTTCCTGTCTGTGTGCCGTCCCAACTACACAGCTCTGGGCTGCCTGCCGCCCTCACcagaccggccagggcccgaccGCTTTGTCACCGATCAGGGTGCCTGCGCTGGCAGCCCCAGCCTGGTGGCCGCAGCGCGCCGCGCCTTCCCCTGCAAGGACGCTGCCCTTTGCGCCTATGCGGTTACCTACACGGCG ATGTACGTGACACTAGTGTTCCGCGTGAAGGGCTCCCGCCTGGTCAAACCCTCACTCTGCCTGGCCCTGTTGTGCCCCGCCTTCCTGGTGGGTGTGGTCCGCGTGGCAGAGTACCGCAACCACTGGTCGGATGTGCTGGCTGGCTTCCTGACCGGAGCGGCCATTGCCACCTTTCTG GTCACCTGTGTTGTGCACAACTTCCAGAGCCGGCCATCCTCCGGCCGAAGGCTCTCCCCTTGGGAGGGCCTGAGCCAAGCCCCCACCGTGGACAGCCCCCTCGAAAAGTTAAGTGTGGCCCAG GAACCTGAGGCCTACAGGCCGCATTCGACACCGGCACGGCTCACCCCATCCA AGCCGCAGAACTGCGCCCGCCGTGGCCACCTGATCCCAAGCTGCGTGTCCTCCAGGGCTCCAGCCATGTGTTCGTCACCCCGTGTGCCCCGCCCTCGATTGAGATCTGAGCCAACGCCCCTGccgctgcccctgcccctgccagcaCCAACCCCCAGCCAAGGCCCTTCACCCTCCTCTCCTGGGCCTGGGGGTCCAGGCGGGGGTGGTGGATGTGGCCggaagctgctgctgcccacaccCCTGCTAAGGGACCTGTACACCCTTAGTGGACTCTATCCTTCCCCCTTCCACCGGGACAATTTCAGCCCTTACCTGTTTGCTAGCCGTGACCACCTGCTGTGA
- the PLPPR2 gene encoding phospholipid phosphatase-related protein type 2 isoform X3, producing MAGGRPQLKRSFSIIPCFVFVESVLLGVVVLLAYRLEFTDTFPVHTQGFFCYDSTYAKPYPGPEAASRAPPALIYALVTAGPTLTILLGELARAFFPAPPSAIPVIGESTIVSGACCRFSPPLRRLVRFLGVYSFGLFTTTIFANAGQVVTGNPTPHFLSVCRPNYTALGCLPPSPDRPGPDRFVTDQGACAGSPSLVAAARRAFPCKDAALCAYAVTYTAMYVTLVFRVKGSRLVKPSLCLALLCPAFLVGVVRVAEYRNHWSDVLAGFLTGAAIATFLVTCVVHNFQSRPSSGRRLSPWEGLSQAPTVDSPLEKNLRPTGRIRHRHGSPHPSRRTAPAVAT from the exons ATGGCGGGAGGGAGACCTCAGCTGAAGAGGAGTTTCTCCATTATTCCCTGCTTTGTCTTCGTGGAG TCAGTGCTGCTGGGCGTGGTGGTCCTACTCGCTTATCGTCTGGAGTTCACGGACACCTTCCCTGTGCATACCCAGGGCTTCTTTTGTTACGACAGTACTTACGCCAAGCCCTACCCGGGGCCTGAGGCTGCCAGTCGAGCACCTCCTGCGCTTATCTATGCTCTGGTCACCGCTGGGCCCACCCTCACG ATCTTGCTGGGGGAGTTGGCACGTGCCTTTTTCCCTGCACCACCCTCGGCCATCCCAGTCATTGGGGAAAGTACCATCGTGTCTGGAGCCTGCTGCCGCTTCAGTCCTCCGCTAAGGAGGCTGGTTCGCTTCCTGG GGGTCTACTCCTTCGGCCTCTTCACCACGACCATCTTCGCCAACGCAGGGCAGGTGGTGACTGGCAACCCCACACCGCACTTCCTGTCTGTGTGCCGTCCCAACTACACAGCTCTGGGCTGCCTGCCGCCCTCACcagaccggccagggcccgaccGCTTTGTCACCGATCAGGGTGCCTGCGCTGGCAGCCCCAGCCTGGTGGCCGCAGCGCGCCGCGCCTTCCCCTGCAAGGACGCTGCCCTTTGCGCCTATGCGGTTACCTACACGGCG ATGTACGTGACACTAGTGTTCCGCGTGAAGGGCTCCCGCCTGGTCAAACCCTCACTCTGCCTGGCCCTGTTGTGCCCCGCCTTCCTGGTGGGTGTGGTCCGCGTGGCAGAGTACCGCAACCACTGGTCGGATGTGCTGGCTGGCTTCCTGACCGGAGCGGCCATTGCCACCTTTCTG GTCACCTGTGTTGTGCACAACTTCCAGAGCCGGCCATCCTCCGGCCGAAGGCTCTCCCCTTGGGAGGGCCTGAGCCAAGCCCCCACCGTGGACAGCCCCCTCGAAAA GAACCTGAGGCCTACAGGCCGCATTCGACACCGGCACGGCTCACCCCATCCA AGCCGCAGAACTGCGCCCGCCGTGGCCACCTGA
- the PLPPR2 gene encoding phospholipid phosphatase-related protein type 2 isoform X2 has product MAGGRPQLKRSFSIIPCFVFVEGFFCYDSTYAKPYPGPEAASRAPPALIYALVTAGPTLTILLGELARAFFPAPPSAIPVIGESTIVSGACCRFSPPLRRLVRFLGVYSFGLFTTTIFANAGQVVTGNPTPHFLSVCRPNYTALGCLPPSPDRPGPDRFVTDQGACAGSPSLVAAARRAFPCKDAALCAYAVTYTAMYVTLVFRVKGSRLVKPSLCLALLCPAFLVGVVRVAEYRNHWSDVLAGFLTGAAIATFLVTCVVHNFQSRPSSGRRLSPWEGLSQAPTVDSPLEKLSVAQEPEAYRPHSTPARLTPSKPQNCARRGHLIPSCVSSRAPAMCSSPRVPRPRLRSEPTPLPLPLPLPAPTPSQGPSPSSPGPGGPGGGGGCGRKLLLPTPLLRDLYTLSGLYPSPFHRDNFSPYLFASRDHLL; this is encoded by the exons ATGGCGGGAGGGAGACCTCAGCTGAAGAGGAGTTTCTCCATTATTCCCTGCTTTGTCTTCGTGGAG GGCTTCTTTTGTTACGACAGTACTTACGCCAAGCCCTACCCGGGGCCTGAGGCTGCCAGTCGAGCACCTCCTGCGCTTATCTATGCTCTGGTCACCGCTGGGCCCACCCTCACG ATCTTGCTGGGGGAGTTGGCACGTGCCTTTTTCCCTGCACCACCCTCGGCCATCCCAGTCATTGGGGAAAGTACCATCGTGTCTGGAGCCTGCTGCCGCTTCAGTCCTCCGCTAAGGAGGCTGGTTCGCTTCCTGG GGGTCTACTCCTTCGGCCTCTTCACCACGACCATCTTCGCCAACGCAGGGCAGGTGGTGACTGGCAACCCCACACCGCACTTCCTGTCTGTGTGCCGTCCCAACTACACAGCTCTGGGCTGCCTGCCGCCCTCACcagaccggccagggcccgaccGCTTTGTCACCGATCAGGGTGCCTGCGCTGGCAGCCCCAGCCTGGTGGCCGCAGCGCGCCGCGCCTTCCCCTGCAAGGACGCTGCCCTTTGCGCCTATGCGGTTACCTACACGGCG ATGTACGTGACACTAGTGTTCCGCGTGAAGGGCTCCCGCCTGGTCAAACCCTCACTCTGCCTGGCCCTGTTGTGCCCCGCCTTCCTGGTGGGTGTGGTCCGCGTGGCAGAGTACCGCAACCACTGGTCGGATGTGCTGGCTGGCTTCCTGACCGGAGCGGCCATTGCCACCTTTCTG GTCACCTGTGTTGTGCACAACTTCCAGAGCCGGCCATCCTCCGGCCGAAGGCTCTCCCCTTGGGAGGGCCTGAGCCAAGCCCCCACCGTGGACAGCCCCCTCGAAAAGTTAAGTGTGGCCCAG GAACCTGAGGCCTACAGGCCGCATTCGACACCGGCACGGCTCACCCCATCCA AGCCGCAGAACTGCGCCCGCCGTGGCCACCTGATCCCAAGCTGCGTGTCCTCCAGGGCTCCAGCCATGTGTTCGTCACCCCGTGTGCCCCGCCCTCGATTGAGATCTGAGCCAACGCCCCTGccgctgcccctgcccctgccagcaCCAACCCCCAGCCAAGGCCCTTCACCCTCCTCTCCTGGGCCTGGGGGTCCAGGCGGGGGTGGTGGATGTGGCCggaagctgctgctgcccacaccCCTGCTAAGGGACCTGTACACCCTTAGTGGACTCTATCCTTCCCCCTTCCACCGGGACAATTTCAGCCCTTACCTGTTTGCTAGCCGTGACCACCTGCTGTGA